A window from Streptomyces sp. NBC_00271 encodes these proteins:
- a CDS encoding helix-turn-helix transcriptional regulator — MIGRDKELRTLRRLLADAAAGQGSALLVHGAAGVGKSSLLRTVGAEAIESGFKVLRTSGVEPEQWLPFAALQMLLQPVSRGMKDLSAPHRSALSGAFGVRDTEPEIYRVGLAVLELLADEANRQPLLLLVDDLQWIDSSSRDVLKFVARRTNDLAIQVIAAARIQYSESYVLLDIPLEPLSRPAAAELLDVGAPDLPAPLRALVLERAAGNPLALVELPKAVQGATAQMDDLPLTQRLEDAFSARTDSVSRECRTLLLVLAAEPSAPLNLLLELSSRISGSAVSVDVVQEAVDADLVTLVGYTAEFRHPLMRTAIYTHATLADRLATHRALASVMDDTPERQLAHEAAATIGPDEELAARLERFADMSQARGKAAAAVPALRQAADLVVDAQRRTGILVRAAELSSEINHRISVQMLLDRTDMSMLGRVERARLMVVSDSYAFEPGEPQRRIQAMVTAAAGAFDAGAGDVAENLLWRASARCFFQDGEAQVRAQAAAELDRWNPDPNAPHVLAVRAYTEPFRHGADVIARLGGIRADHQDGRMLHFLGSGAMVIGDISRATQYLALAAAAWRSQGRLGLLARSLAASWPQVYLGQLERAREESAEGLTLAEEAGEWIVWLGLKATAGLVAALRGETEQAARMIGELRLHSLFLGMPFVTVMAQQTDGLLALFDGRAMEAYDVLARAFDPVDPHYHSVSRWLLAPDLADAAVAAGTVKQARELLADLPDLTRQLPSEMMVVAHAYTDAVLAPDDTVEERYAAALAALPADWTLSRARLHLHHGRWLRRQRRNVDARHPLRLARAEFDRVGAQPWAEMAREQLRATGESNGRRHANTGEQLSAQEMQIAVLASQGLSNREIGQRLFISHRTVGAHLYRIYPRLGITGRGKLAAALAALHDEQPTSDVSSAPE, encoded by the coding sequence ATGATCGGGCGGGACAAGGAGCTGCGCACCCTGCGCCGGCTGCTCGCGGACGCTGCGGCTGGGCAGGGCAGTGCGCTGCTGGTCCACGGCGCTGCCGGCGTCGGCAAGTCGTCTCTGCTGCGCACGGTCGGGGCCGAAGCCATCGAAAGTGGCTTCAAGGTGCTACGCACATCCGGGGTGGAGCCCGAGCAGTGGCTGCCGTTCGCCGCGCTGCAGATGCTGCTGCAACCGGTCTCTCGTGGCATGAAAGACCTGTCGGCTCCGCACCGGTCGGCGCTGAGCGGCGCGTTCGGTGTCCGGGACACCGAGCCCGAGATATACCGGGTCGGACTGGCAGTGCTTGAGCTGCTCGCCGACGAGGCCAACCGGCAGCCTCTCCTGCTGCTGGTGGACGACCTGCAATGGATCGATTCCTCAAGCCGGGACGTGCTCAAGTTCGTTGCCCGGCGTACCAACGACCTCGCCATACAGGTGATCGCTGCCGCCCGGATCCAGTACTCCGAATCATATGTGCTCCTGGACATCCCTCTGGAACCGCTCAGCCGACCCGCCGCCGCCGAATTGCTCGACGTCGGCGCGCCCGACCTGCCGGCGCCGTTGCGGGCGCTCGTCCTGGAGCGTGCCGCGGGTAATCCGCTGGCCCTGGTAGAGCTGCCCAAGGCGGTGCAGGGCGCGACCGCGCAGATGGACGACCTGCCGCTGACCCAGCGGCTGGAGGACGCGTTCTCCGCGCGTACCGATTCGGTGAGCCGGGAGTGTCGCACGCTACTCCTGGTCCTCGCCGCCGAGCCGTCCGCGCCCCTGAACCTCCTGCTGGAGCTTTCGAGTCGCATCTCTGGCTCGGCGGTCTCGGTCGACGTGGTGCAGGAGGCGGTCGACGCGGATCTGGTCACCCTGGTCGGCTATACCGCCGAGTTTCGCCATCCACTGATGCGCACGGCGATCTACACCCACGCCACGCTCGCCGACCGGCTGGCCACTCACCGTGCCCTCGCATCGGTGATGGACGACACCCCCGAGCGCCAACTCGCCCACGAGGCAGCGGCCACGATAGGGCCGGACGAGGAGCTGGCCGCCCGGCTTGAGCGATTCGCCGATATGTCGCAGGCCCGAGGGAAGGCGGCGGCTGCCGTCCCGGCGCTGCGTCAGGCGGCCGACCTTGTCGTCGATGCGCAGCGCCGGACCGGCATCCTGGTCCGGGCGGCCGAGTTGTCCAGCGAGATCAACCACCGCATCAGCGTCCAGATGCTGCTGGACCGCACGGACATGAGCATGCTGGGCCGGGTAGAGCGGGCTCGCCTCATGGTGGTGTCCGACAGTTATGCATTTGAACCGGGCGAGCCGCAGCGACGGATCCAGGCAATGGTCACTGCGGCGGCCGGAGCGTTCGACGCGGGAGCCGGAGACGTCGCTGAGAACCTGTTGTGGCGAGCCAGCGCACGGTGTTTCTTCCAGGACGGCGAAGCGCAGGTGCGTGCCCAGGCCGCAGCAGAACTGGATCGGTGGAACCCTGATCCGAATGCCCCCCATGTGCTGGCGGTGCGGGCGTACACCGAGCCGTTCCGGCACGGGGCTGACGTGATCGCGCGGCTCGGCGGAATCAGAGCAGACCATCAAGACGGCCGGATGCTGCATTTCCTCGGTAGCGGTGCCATGGTCATAGGCGACATCAGTCGGGCCACCCAGTACCTCGCGCTGGCGGCCGCGGCGTGGCGGTCGCAGGGCCGACTCGGGCTGCTCGCCCGTTCGCTGGCCGCCAGCTGGCCGCAGGTGTACCTCGGTCAGCTTGAGCGAGCTCGCGAGGAGTCCGCCGAGGGGCTGACCCTGGCCGAGGAGGCCGGGGAATGGATCGTCTGGCTAGGACTGAAGGCCACGGCCGGCCTGGTGGCGGCGCTGCGCGGAGAAACCGAGCAAGCAGCGCGGATGATCGGCGAACTACGTCTGCACAGTCTGTTCCTGGGTATGCCGTTCGTCACGGTGATGGCGCAGCAGACCGACGGCCTGCTCGCTCTCTTTGACGGTCGCGCCATGGAGGCATACGACGTTCTCGCGCGCGCCTTCGATCCCGTTGATCCGCACTACCATTCGGTGAGCCGTTGGCTGTTGGCGCCGGACTTGGCGGATGCCGCAGTCGCTGCGGGCACCGTGAAGCAAGCTCGGGAACTGCTGGCCGATCTTCCGGACCTGACCAGACAACTGCCTTCGGAAATGATGGTGGTGGCTCACGCCTACACCGACGCGGTGCTGGCTCCGGACGACACCGTGGAGGAGCGTTACGCCGCGGCCCTTGCCGCCCTGCCGGCCGACTGGACGCTGTCACGTGCCCGATTGCATCTGCACCACGGCCGCTGGTTGCGCCGCCAACGCCGTAACGTGGACGCCCGGCACCCGCTTCGACTCGCCCGTGCCGAGTTTGACCGTGTTGGCGCACAGCCCTGGGCCGAGATGGCCCGCGAGCAGCTACGTGCTACCGGTGAGTCGAACGGTCGACGGCACGCGAACACCGGTGAGCAGCTGTCTGCCCAGGAAATGCAGATAGCCGTGCTGGCGTCACAGGGGCTGAGCAACCGGGAAATCGGTCAGCGCCTGTTCATCTCGCACCGCACCGTCGGAGCGCACCTGTACCGCATCTATCCACGCCTTGGCATCACCGGCCGGGGCAAGCTCGCCGCCGCACTGGCAGCGCTTCACGATGAACAGCCCACGTCTGACGTCTCCAGCGCCCCAGAGTGA
- a CDS encoding L-threonylcarbamoyladenylate synthase has product MARRYDCSTVSGRADGLRAATLAVRRGELVVLPTDTVYGIGADAFNPATADSLLQAKGRGRAMPSPVLVASPDALHELVTDFPKAGWALVEAFWPGGLTLVARHRTSLTWDLGETHGTVAVRMPSDPVALDLLARSGPMAVSSANLTGHPSPQDCDAAQYMLGDSVTVYLDGGPTTAAVASSIVDLTGPAPILQRAGAISAERLSTVVPDLQDGS; this is encoded by the coding sequence ATGGCGCGTCGGTATGACTGCTCCACGGTTTCCGGGCGGGCCGACGGGCTGCGCGCGGCCACCTTGGCGGTGCGCCGAGGCGAACTGGTGGTGCTGCCCACGGACACCGTGTACGGCATCGGCGCCGACGCCTTCAACCCCGCGACCGCGGACAGTCTGCTGCAGGCCAAGGGCCGGGGCCGCGCCATGCCCTCACCAGTGCTCGTCGCCTCCCCGGATGCCCTGCACGAACTGGTCACCGACTTCCCCAAGGCAGGCTGGGCTCTGGTGGAGGCGTTCTGGCCGGGCGGGCTGACCCTCGTCGCCCGCCACCGGACATCGCTGACCTGGGACCTCGGCGAGACCCACGGCACGGTCGCCGTCCGGATGCCGTCCGACCCTGTGGCACTTGATCTGCTGGCCCGATCCGGGCCGATGGCAGTCTCCAGCGCCAACCTGACCGGACACCCGTCCCCGCAGGACTGCGATGCCGCCCAGTACATGCTCGGCGACTCGGTCACCGTCTACCTGGACGGCGGACCCACCACGGCCGCCGTCGCCTCCTCGATCGTGGACCTCACCGGCCCGGCCCCCATCCTCCAGCGTGCGGGCGCGATCAGCGCCGAGCGCCTGAGCACTGTGGTCCCCGACCTGCAGGACGGCTCCTGA
- a CDS encoding carbonic anhydrase, giving the protein MAETPHLTPSEALNLLVTGNQRFVAGSPQHPNQDAARRAATAPGQRPFAVLFGCSDSRLAAEIIFDRGLGDLFVVRTAGHVAGPEVLGSIEYGVSVLDCSLVVVLGHDSCGAVAATHAALTDGLGATGYVRDVIERVTPSVLAARAAGLTHDDDIIAEHVRHTVDLLLDRSRVLADQVTTGQTAVVGLSYRLADGSARLVTSRGLPAEEAVPSLRA; this is encoded by the coding sequence ATGGCTGAGACCCCGCACCTGACACCGTCCGAAGCCCTCAACCTGCTGGTGACCGGCAATCAGCGATTCGTCGCGGGCTCCCCGCAGCACCCGAATCAGGACGCCGCGCGCCGCGCCGCCACCGCACCCGGCCAACGCCCCTTCGCCGTGCTCTTCGGCTGCTCCGACTCCCGCCTGGCCGCCGAGATCATCTTCGACCGGGGCCTGGGCGACCTTTTCGTGGTCCGCACCGCGGGCCACGTGGCCGGGCCCGAAGTGCTGGGCAGCATCGAGTACGGAGTGAGCGTCCTGGACTGCTCGCTGGTCGTCGTGCTGGGCCACGACTCGTGCGGCGCCGTCGCGGCGACCCACGCCGCCCTGACTGACGGACTGGGCGCCACCGGATACGTGCGCGACGTCATCGAGCGCGTCACGCCCAGCGTCCTGGCCGCCCGCGCCGCCGGACTCACCCACGACGACGACATCATCGCCGAGCACGTACGGCACACCGTCGACCTCCTCCTGGACCGCTCCCGAGTACTCGCCGACCAGGTCACCACCGGACAGACGGCCGTGGTGGGCCTGTCCTACCGCCTGGCTGACGGCAGTGCCCGCCTCGTCACCTCCCGAGGCCTGCCGGCCGAAGAAGCCGTCCCGAGCCTGCGCGCCTGA
- a CDS encoding helix-turn-helix transcriptional regulator has translation MKDAAEYLGLSPHTLYVWRHRRNGPPSFRMGPRGRVMYRIVALGAWIREQEQADSRSNTTLSPLDAAPQKRSDYATSA, from the coding sequence GTGAAAGACGCCGCCGAGTACCTCGGCCTGTCGCCGCACACTCTCTATGTCTGGAGGCATCGCCGAAACGGCCCGCCCAGTTTCCGGATGGGGCCGCGTGGCCGCGTCATGTACCGGATCGTGGCGCTCGGCGCCTGGATCCGCGAGCAGGAGCAGGCCGACTCGCGCTCCAACACGACTCTGAGCCCATTGGACGCGGCACCGCAGAAACGCTCGGACTATGCCACGAGCGCCTGA
- a CDS encoding tyrosine-type recombinase/integrase, with the protein MAGYIEDRWIKKKKDPVTGKRERTARYGKGARYRVAGIPGVRDKSFDTLEDAKAWLRRASTDSERGEFVDPRDGSITLDDYVTRFWQAGVRGAPGTVKRIDERVRLHIQPQLGTVALRDISPAVLRSYIAALENECSPRYARQILTSLSNIFETAIDDKRLARNPMRAKSVRWPKVPEDQREAWPLETARRVRDAINARYRVAVVLALGCGLRQGEVFGLSPEDVDFARGVLRIRRQVQLLGGRLYFALPKGGKTRVVDMPPSVAAALAQYFMEFPAVEVELPWGGPEPDRETEKFPLVITTTYGNALRANIFNVEVWKPALAAAGVIPLRKKDERWKASRKDGFHVLRHTYASVILEAGESVVTLARWLGHSSPTITLDYYAHFMPEAGGKGRGAIDALLGQPAAVATTA; encoded by the coding sequence TTGGCCGGCTACATAGAAGACCGCTGGATCAAGAAGAAGAAAGACCCCGTCACCGGCAAGCGGGAACGCACCGCCCGCTACGGCAAGGGGGCCCGGTACCGGGTCGCCGGTATCCCCGGGGTCCGGGACAAGTCGTTCGACACGCTCGAAGACGCCAAAGCGTGGCTGCGCAGGGCCAGCACCGACAGCGAACGCGGCGAGTTCGTCGATCCCCGCGACGGCTCCATCACACTGGACGACTATGTGACACGCTTCTGGCAGGCGGGAGTTCGTGGAGCGCCCGGCACCGTCAAACGCATCGACGAACGCGTCCGCCTCCACATCCAGCCTCAGCTGGGCACCGTCGCCCTGCGGGACATCAGTCCGGCGGTACTGCGTAGCTACATCGCCGCGCTGGAGAACGAATGCTCGCCGCGCTACGCCCGGCAGATCCTCACCTCGCTCTCGAACATCTTCGAGACCGCCATCGACGACAAGCGGCTGGCGCGCAACCCGATGCGGGCCAAGTCCGTGCGCTGGCCCAAAGTGCCGGAGGATCAAAGGGAAGCCTGGCCGCTGGAGACCGCGCGGCGCGTACGGGACGCGATCAACGCGCGGTACCGCGTGGCAGTCGTGCTCGCGCTGGGCTGCGGGCTACGACAGGGTGAGGTCTTCGGGCTGTCGCCGGAGGACGTCGACTTCGCCCGCGGAGTTCTGCGCATCCGCCGACAGGTACAACTCCTCGGCGGTCGCCTGTACTTCGCCCTCCCGAAAGGTGGCAAGACGCGCGTCGTCGACATGCCTCCGTCGGTCGCCGCGGCGCTGGCCCAGTACTTCATGGAGTTCCCCGCAGTCGAGGTGGAGCTGCCGTGGGGTGGTCCGGAGCCCGATCGGGAGACGGAGAAGTTCCCGCTCGTCATCACCACGACGTACGGCAACGCCCTTCGCGCGAACATCTTCAACGTCGAGGTATGGAAGCCGGCCCTGGCCGCCGCCGGCGTCATCCCCCTGCGGAAGAAGGACGAGCGGTGGAAGGCTTCCCGCAAGGACGGTTTCCACGTGCTCCGGCATACCTACGCCTCGGTCATCCTCGAAGCGGGCGAGTCAGTCGTCACCCTGGCCCGATGGCTCGGCCACTCGAGCCCGACCATCACCCTGGACTACTACGCCCACTTCATGCCCGAGGCTGGCGGCAAGGGGCGCGGGGCCATCGACGCCTTGCTCGGCCAACCTGCCGCGGTCGCCACGACCGCGTAG